In Musa acuminata AAA Group cultivar baxijiao chromosome BXJ3-11, Cavendish_Baxijiao_AAA, whole genome shotgun sequence, one DNA window encodes the following:
- the LOC135652126 gene encoding trihelix transcription factor GTL1-like isoform X2, producing the protein MQQQQEGGSQFGGPSSETAGHRASTFLQPPPLLAEAASPISSRRPPPEDAAADFDEMGPAVAGGGFPDEDAERGGAPGNRWPRQETLALLKIRSEMDAAFRDATIKGPLWEEVSRKLAELGYERSAKKCKEKFENVHKYYKRKKDGRAGRQDGKTYRFYSELEALHSTGGGGATTPAAIAARPLAAATSSPFSFTTGMAGPSGTRIQVSPISGGAPPPVTMPTSVVPEHGAQGVSSSAAAAAAAGLGFSSNSSSSSSSESDDADTEEAGGVGKGRKRKHRGSARYRRQMMAFFEGLMKQVMERQEAMQQSFLDAIDKREQDRMKREEAWRLQEMSRLSREQELLVQERAMAASRDSAVVSYLQKISGQSIPLAATPAAAASIAPRPPQPSHTLPPPTLPQQAQPPQQQRDAQQSSARQMAPISSEAPEGQGSGSFEPTSSSRWPKAEVHALIDLRSSLESSYQDSGPKGPLWEEISTGMQRLGYNRSAKRCKEKWENINKYFKKVKEGNRKRPEDSKTCPYFHQLDALYRKKLLGSSGGGTSSSSVGVKPQQEPISQEQHQQRPATKTPGDSGNDNGNSNGGNAEGGEGRDGAQVQTSEGGHRPTFFEEAMKKKTS; encoded by the exons atgcagcagcagcaggaagGAGGGTCACAATTCGGGGGGCCTTCCTCGGAGACGGCCGGTCACAGAGCTAGCACCTTCCTCCAGCCGCCGCCGCTGTTGGCGGAGGCCGCTTCCCCCATCAGCAGTCGTCGCCCGCCGCCGGAGGACGCTGCCGCCGATTTCGACGAGATGGGTCCCGCGGTGGCCGGCGGCGGCTTCCCGGACGAGGATGCCGAGCGCGGCGGCGCGCCCGGTAACCGCTGGCCGCGGCAGGAGACGCTGGCGCTGCTGAAGATCCGCTCCGAGATGGACGCCGCATTCCGCGATGCCACCATTAAGGGCCCTCTGTGGGAAGAAGTCTCCAG GAAGCTGGCGGAGTTGGGCTACGAGAGGAGCGCCAAGAAGTGCAAGGAGAAGTTCGAGAACGTGCACAAGTACTACAAGCGCAAGAAGGATGGCCGGGCTGGCCGCCAGGACGGCAAGACCTACCGCTTCTACAGCGAGCTCGAGGCCCTCCATAGCACCGGCGGGGGAGGCGCCACCACGCCGGCTGCGATCGCCGCACgtcccctagctgctgccacgtcGTCCCCCTTTAGCTTCACCACCGGAATGGCGGGCCCCTCGGGTACTAGAATTCAAGTCTCGCCCATCTCCGGCGGAGCTCCACCGCCCGTGACCATGCCGACCAGTGTCGTCCCCGAGCACGGCGCACAAGGAGTCTCGAGCTCTGCtgccgccgcagctgcagccgggCTCGGCTTCTCGTCGAATTCTTCATCCTCTTCGTCGTCGGAGTCGGACGACGCGGACACCGAAGAGGCTGGTGGGGTCGGGAAAGGACGCAAGAGAAAGCATCGAGGGAGCGCTCGTTATAGGCGGCAGATGATGGCCTTCTTCGAAGGGCTGATGAAGCAGGTGATGGAGCGGCAGGAGGCCATGCAGCAGAGTTTCTTGGACGCGATCGACAAAAGAGAGCAGGACCGGATGAAACGAGAGGAGGCGTGGCGGCTGCAGGAGATGTCGCGGCTCAGCCGGGAGCAGGAGCTGCTGGTCCAAGAGCGCGCCATGGCGGCGTCCCGAGACAGCGCAGTCGTCTCCTATCTTCAAAAGATCAGCGGTCAATCCATCCCATTGGCCGCCACGccggccgccgccgcctccatcgCACCCCGTCCTCCACAGCCGTCGCACACTCTGCCGCCACCAACCCTGCCGCAACAAGCTCAGCCACCTCAGCAGCAACGTGATGCTCAGCAGTCATCGGCGAGACAGATGGCGCCGATTAGTTCAGAGGCTCCGGAGGGTCAAGGCAGCGGGAGCTTCGAGCCGACGTCGTCCTCGAGGTGGCCAAAGGCGGAGGTCCATGCGCTCATCGATCTACGGAGCAGCCTCGAGTCGAGTTACCAGGACTCCGGCCCTAAGGGTCCCCTCTGGGAGGAGATCTCCACGGGAATGCAGCGGCTCGGGTACAACCGGAGTGCCAAGAGATGCAAGGAGAAGTGGGAGAACATCAACAAGTACTTCAAGAAGGTGAAGGAGGGCAACAGGAAACGGCCGGAGGACTCCAAGACCTGTCCTTACTTCCACCAATTGGACGCACTCTATCGCAAGAAACTGCTCGGCAGTAGCGGCGGCGGCACTAGCAGTAGCAGTGTGGGAGTCAAACCACAGCAGGAGCCAATCTCACAAGAACAGCACCAACAGCGGCCTGCAACGAAGACCCCgggcgacagtggcaacgataACGGAAACAGTAATGGTGGGAATGCTGAGGGCGGTGAAGGTCGCGATGGTGCACAAGTGCAAACGAGCGAAGGAGGACATCGGCCCACCTTCTTTGAAGAAGCGATGAAGAAG AAGACATCGTGA
- the LOC135652126 gene encoding trihelix transcription factor GTL1-like isoform X1, which produces MQQQQEGGSQFGGPSSETAGHRASTFLQPPPLLAEAASPISSRRPPPEDAAADFDEMGPAVAGGGFPDEDAERGGAPGNRWPRQETLALLKIRSEMDAAFRDATIKGPLWEEVSRKLAELGYERSAKKCKEKFENVHKYYKRKKDGRAGRQDGKTYRFYSELEALHSTGGGGATTPAAIAARPLAAATSSPFSFTTGMAGPSGTRIQVSPISGGAPPPVTMPTSVVPEHGAQGVSSSAAAAAAAGLGFSSNSSSSSSSESDDADTEEAGGVGKGRKRKHRGSARYRRQMMAFFEGLMKQVMERQEAMQQSFLDAIDKREQDRMKREEAWRLQEMSRLSREQELLVQERAMAASRDSAVVSYLQKISGQSIPLAATPAAAASIAPRPPQPSHTLPPPTLPQQAQPPQQQRDAQQSSARQMAPISSEAPEGQGSGSFEPTSSSRWPKAEVHALIDLRSSLESSYQDSGPKGPLWEEISTGMQRLGYNRSAKRCKEKWENINKYFKKVKEGNRKRPEDSKTCPYFHQLDALYRKKLLGSSGGGTSSSSVGVKPQQEPISQEQHQQRPATKTPGDSGNDNGNSNGGNAEGGEGRDGAQVQTSEGGHRPTFFEEAMKKPEDIVKEPMERRQRQPVMDDPDKVDEPDSNNLHEDEEDDDDTEDDEDSKMQYEIQFQRQSVSGGGGGGGNASTTASAAATTAAGSFLAVVQ; this is translated from the exons atgcagcagcagcaggaagGAGGGTCACAATTCGGGGGGCCTTCCTCGGAGACGGCCGGTCACAGAGCTAGCACCTTCCTCCAGCCGCCGCCGCTGTTGGCGGAGGCCGCTTCCCCCATCAGCAGTCGTCGCCCGCCGCCGGAGGACGCTGCCGCCGATTTCGACGAGATGGGTCCCGCGGTGGCCGGCGGCGGCTTCCCGGACGAGGATGCCGAGCGCGGCGGCGCGCCCGGTAACCGCTGGCCGCGGCAGGAGACGCTGGCGCTGCTGAAGATCCGCTCCGAGATGGACGCCGCATTCCGCGATGCCACCATTAAGGGCCCTCTGTGGGAAGAAGTCTCCAG GAAGCTGGCGGAGTTGGGCTACGAGAGGAGCGCCAAGAAGTGCAAGGAGAAGTTCGAGAACGTGCACAAGTACTACAAGCGCAAGAAGGATGGCCGGGCTGGCCGCCAGGACGGCAAGACCTACCGCTTCTACAGCGAGCTCGAGGCCCTCCATAGCACCGGCGGGGGAGGCGCCACCACGCCGGCTGCGATCGCCGCACgtcccctagctgctgccacgtcGTCCCCCTTTAGCTTCACCACCGGAATGGCGGGCCCCTCGGGTACTAGAATTCAAGTCTCGCCCATCTCCGGCGGAGCTCCACCGCCCGTGACCATGCCGACCAGTGTCGTCCCCGAGCACGGCGCACAAGGAGTCTCGAGCTCTGCtgccgccgcagctgcagccgggCTCGGCTTCTCGTCGAATTCTTCATCCTCTTCGTCGTCGGAGTCGGACGACGCGGACACCGAAGAGGCTGGTGGGGTCGGGAAAGGACGCAAGAGAAAGCATCGAGGGAGCGCTCGTTATAGGCGGCAGATGATGGCCTTCTTCGAAGGGCTGATGAAGCAGGTGATGGAGCGGCAGGAGGCCATGCAGCAGAGTTTCTTGGACGCGATCGACAAAAGAGAGCAGGACCGGATGAAACGAGAGGAGGCGTGGCGGCTGCAGGAGATGTCGCGGCTCAGCCGGGAGCAGGAGCTGCTGGTCCAAGAGCGCGCCATGGCGGCGTCCCGAGACAGCGCAGTCGTCTCCTATCTTCAAAAGATCAGCGGTCAATCCATCCCATTGGCCGCCACGccggccgccgccgcctccatcgCACCCCGTCCTCCACAGCCGTCGCACACTCTGCCGCCACCAACCCTGCCGCAACAAGCTCAGCCACCTCAGCAGCAACGTGATGCTCAGCAGTCATCGGCGAGACAGATGGCGCCGATTAGTTCAGAGGCTCCGGAGGGTCAAGGCAGCGGGAGCTTCGAGCCGACGTCGTCCTCGAGGTGGCCAAAGGCGGAGGTCCATGCGCTCATCGATCTACGGAGCAGCCTCGAGTCGAGTTACCAGGACTCCGGCCCTAAGGGTCCCCTCTGGGAGGAGATCTCCACGGGAATGCAGCGGCTCGGGTACAACCGGAGTGCCAAGAGATGCAAGGAGAAGTGGGAGAACATCAACAAGTACTTCAAGAAGGTGAAGGAGGGCAACAGGAAACGGCCGGAGGACTCCAAGACCTGTCCTTACTTCCACCAATTGGACGCACTCTATCGCAAGAAACTGCTCGGCAGTAGCGGCGGCGGCACTAGCAGTAGCAGTGTGGGAGTCAAACCACAGCAGGAGCCAATCTCACAAGAACAGCACCAACAGCGGCCTGCAACGAAGACCCCgggcgacagtggcaacgataACGGAAACAGTAATGGTGGGAATGCTGAGGGCGGTGAAGGTCGCGATGGTGCACAAGTGCAAACGAGCGAAGGAGGACATCGGCCCACCTTCTTTGAAGAAGCGATGAAGAAG CCAGAAGACATCGTGAAGGAGCCGATGGAGCGAAGGCAACGTCAACCGGTGATGGATGACCCTGATAAGGTGGACGAGCCCGACAGCAATAACTTGCACGAAGatgaggaggacgacgacgacaCTGAGGACGACGAGGACAGCAAGATGCAGTACGAGATACAGTTCCAGAGGCAGAGcgtgagcggcggcggcggcggcggcgggaacGCATCGACGACGGCATCGGCAGCAGCGACTACTGCAGCAGGTTCCTTCTTGGCCGTGGTTCAGTAG
- the LOC135652126 gene encoding trihelix transcription factor GTL1-like isoform X3 has translation MQQQQEGGSQFGGPSSETAGHRASTFLQPPPLLAEAASPISSRRPPPEDAAADFDEMGPAVAGGGFPDEDAERGGAPGNRWPRQETLALLKIRSEMDAAFRDATIKGPLWEEVSRKLAELGYERSAKKCKEKFENVHKYYKRKKDGRAGRQDGKTYRFYSELEALHSTGGGGATTPAAIAARPLAAATSSPFSFTTGMAGPSGTRIQVSPISGGAPPPVTMPTSVVPEHGAQGVSSSAAAAAAAGLGFSSNSSSSSSSESDDADTEEAGGVGKGRKRKHRGSARYRRQMMAFFEGLMKQVMERQEAMQQSFLDAIDKREQDRMKREEAWRLQEMSRLSREQELLVQERAMAASRDSAVVSYLQKISGQSIPLAATPAAAASIAPRPPQPSHTLPPPTLPQQAQPPQQQRDAQQSSARQMAPISSEAPEGQGSGSFEPTSSSRWPKAEVHALIDLRSSLESSYQDSGPKGPLWEEISTGMQRLGYNRSAKRCKEKWENINKYFKKVKEGNRKRPEDSKTCPYFHQLDALYRKKLLGSSGGGTSSSSVGVKPQQEPISQEQHQQRPATKTPGDSGNDNGNSNGGNAEGGEGRDGAQVQTSEGGHRPTFFEEAMKKTS, from the exons atgcagcagcagcaggaagGAGGGTCACAATTCGGGGGGCCTTCCTCGGAGACGGCCGGTCACAGAGCTAGCACCTTCCTCCAGCCGCCGCCGCTGTTGGCGGAGGCCGCTTCCCCCATCAGCAGTCGTCGCCCGCCGCCGGAGGACGCTGCCGCCGATTTCGACGAGATGGGTCCCGCGGTGGCCGGCGGCGGCTTCCCGGACGAGGATGCCGAGCGCGGCGGCGCGCCCGGTAACCGCTGGCCGCGGCAGGAGACGCTGGCGCTGCTGAAGATCCGCTCCGAGATGGACGCCGCATTCCGCGATGCCACCATTAAGGGCCCTCTGTGGGAAGAAGTCTCCAG GAAGCTGGCGGAGTTGGGCTACGAGAGGAGCGCCAAGAAGTGCAAGGAGAAGTTCGAGAACGTGCACAAGTACTACAAGCGCAAGAAGGATGGCCGGGCTGGCCGCCAGGACGGCAAGACCTACCGCTTCTACAGCGAGCTCGAGGCCCTCCATAGCACCGGCGGGGGAGGCGCCACCACGCCGGCTGCGATCGCCGCACgtcccctagctgctgccacgtcGTCCCCCTTTAGCTTCACCACCGGAATGGCGGGCCCCTCGGGTACTAGAATTCAAGTCTCGCCCATCTCCGGCGGAGCTCCACCGCCCGTGACCATGCCGACCAGTGTCGTCCCCGAGCACGGCGCACAAGGAGTCTCGAGCTCTGCtgccgccgcagctgcagccgggCTCGGCTTCTCGTCGAATTCTTCATCCTCTTCGTCGTCGGAGTCGGACGACGCGGACACCGAAGAGGCTGGTGGGGTCGGGAAAGGACGCAAGAGAAAGCATCGAGGGAGCGCTCGTTATAGGCGGCAGATGATGGCCTTCTTCGAAGGGCTGATGAAGCAGGTGATGGAGCGGCAGGAGGCCATGCAGCAGAGTTTCTTGGACGCGATCGACAAAAGAGAGCAGGACCGGATGAAACGAGAGGAGGCGTGGCGGCTGCAGGAGATGTCGCGGCTCAGCCGGGAGCAGGAGCTGCTGGTCCAAGAGCGCGCCATGGCGGCGTCCCGAGACAGCGCAGTCGTCTCCTATCTTCAAAAGATCAGCGGTCAATCCATCCCATTGGCCGCCACGccggccgccgccgcctccatcgCACCCCGTCCTCCACAGCCGTCGCACACTCTGCCGCCACCAACCCTGCCGCAACAAGCTCAGCCACCTCAGCAGCAACGTGATGCTCAGCAGTCATCGGCGAGACAGATGGCGCCGATTAGTTCAGAGGCTCCGGAGGGTCAAGGCAGCGGGAGCTTCGAGCCGACGTCGTCCTCGAGGTGGCCAAAGGCGGAGGTCCATGCGCTCATCGATCTACGGAGCAGCCTCGAGTCGAGTTACCAGGACTCCGGCCCTAAGGGTCCCCTCTGGGAGGAGATCTCCACGGGAATGCAGCGGCTCGGGTACAACCGGAGTGCCAAGAGATGCAAGGAGAAGTGGGAGAACATCAACAAGTACTTCAAGAAGGTGAAGGAGGGCAACAGGAAACGGCCGGAGGACTCCAAGACCTGTCCTTACTTCCACCAATTGGACGCACTCTATCGCAAGAAACTGCTCGGCAGTAGCGGCGGCGGCACTAGCAGTAGCAGTGTGGGAGTCAAACCACAGCAGGAGCCAATCTCACAAGAACAGCACCAACAGCGGCCTGCAACGAAGACCCCgggcgacagtggcaacgataACGGAAACAGTAATGGTGGGAATGCTGAGGGCGGTGAAGGTCGCGATGGTGCACAAGTGCAAACGAGCGAAGGAGGACATCGGCCCACCTTCTTTGAAGAAGCGATGAAGAAG ACATCGTGA
- the LOC135652779 gene encoding cytochrome P450 CYP94D108-like, which translates to MDLLSSFPMLASFPFLLFLIWCAHLVFFKARSTPREPPCAGFSAPKCYPLVGNLPHFINNCDRFLEWTTELLVASPTGTVTVAPFVFTANPSNVEHMLKANFDNYPKGGDVVSALHDFLGRGIFISNGEQWKAQRRAASFEFNTKSLRAFVFDRVRHEAADRLVPLLRQASRDGQVLDLQELFDRFAFDNIISLVFDQDADCLRRGNKEGERFFRAFHKAAHLSVDRLKLPHPLVWKLKRWLDTEDERRLRESTAVVHEFVDKYVRLKRSGGCTSSGGDLLSRFAEDGTRTDEFLRDFLLSVVLAGSDTTPAAITWFFYVLSSKPDVVDHIREELRLVRARRCEPGGEAFTLEELREMNYLHAAIAESLRLHPAVPLLPRVCAADDEMPDGTRVRRGWTVMYNSYAMGRAEVIWGKDCGEYKPERWLEVGVFQARSAFQYPVFHAGPRMCLGKEMAVIQMKAITASILEGFDMELAEQRGKHDLSISMRMDGGLPMRFRERRGR; encoded by the coding sequence ATGGATCTGCTGTCTTCCTTCCCTATGCTTGCATCCTTTCCATTCCTCTTGTTCCTCATCTGGTGCGCCCATCTCGTCTTCTTCAAGGCGCGGTCGACTCCCCGTGAGCCCCCATGCGCCGGCTTCTCTGCCCCCAAGTGCTACCCCCTCGTCGGCAACCTCCCCCACTTCATCAACAACTGCGACCGGTTCCTGGAGTGGACGACCGAGCTCCTCGTTGCCTCCCCCACCGGCACCGTCACCGTCGCGCCGTTCGTGTTCACCGCCAACCCATCCAACGTCGAGCACATGCTCAAGGCGAACTTCGACAACTACCCCAAGGGCGGCGACGTCGTCTCCGCCCTCCACGACTTCCTCGGCCGCGGCATCTTTATCTCCAACGGGGAGCAGTGGAAGGCGCAGCGCCGGGCCGCCAGCTTCGAGTTCAACACCAAGTCCCTCCGCGCCTTCGTCTTCGACAGGGTGCGCCATGAGGCCGCCGACCGGCTCGTGCCCTTGCTCCGGCAGGCCAGCCGGGACGGCCAGGTGCTCGACCTCCAGGAGCTCTTCGATCGCTTCGCCTTCGACAACATCATCAGCCTGGTGTTCGACCAGGACGCGGACTGCCTCCGGCGGGGGAACAAGGAGGGCGAGCGGTTCTTTCGGGCCTTCCACAAAGCCGCGCACCTCAGCGTTGACCGGTTGAAGCTGCCCCATCCGCTTGTCTGGAAACTCAAACGGTGGCTCGACACCGAAGACGAGAGGCGGCTACGGGAATCCACGGCCGTCGTCCACGAATTCGTCGACAAGTACGTGCGGCTGAAAAGGTCAGGCGGCTGCACCAGCAGCGGGGGCGACCTCCTGTCGCGCTTCGCGGAGGACGGCACCCGAACGGACGAGTTCCTGCGCGATTTCCTATTGAGCGTCGTGCTCGCGGGCAGCGACACGACGCCCGCCGCCATCACCTGGTTCTTCTATGTCCTCTCCTCCAAACCCGACGTCGTGGATCACATCCGGGAGGAGCTCCGCCTCGTACGGGCTCGACGCTGCGAGCCCGGCGGGGAGGCGTTCACGCTGGAGGAGCTGAGGGAGATGAACTACCTCCACGCGGCGATCGCGGAGTCGCTGCGGTTGCATCCGGCGGTGCCGCTGCTGCCGAGGGTATGCGCGGCGGACGACGAGATGCCGGACGGAACGAGGGTGCGGCGGGGGTGGACGGTGATGTACAACTCCTACGCGATGGGAAGAGCGGAGGTCATATGGGGTAAGGACTGCGGCGAGTACAAGCCGGAGAGGTGGCTGGAGGTGGGGGTGTTCCAGGCGAGGAGCGCGTTCCAGTACCCGGTGTTCCATGCGGGGCCGAGAATGTGCCTGGGAAAGGAGATGGCGGTGATACAGATGAAGGCGATCACGGCGAGTATATTGGAGGGGTTCGACATGGAGTTGGCCGAGCAGAGGGGAAAGCACGAtctctccatatccatgaggatgGATGGAGGGCTTCCGATGAGGTTCCGAGAACGCAGAGGTCGCTGA
- the LOC135652198 gene encoding salt tolerance receptor-like cytoplasmic kinase 1 — protein MDLPLIIGLLSAALLFPLALVSFAYIRLICRRNAPSRGGRESPTDPELGKEPEAAKGDGDVALRRFRWAEVESLTGNFAPAAVIGEGGFSTVYLACLAPDASPAAFKLQRPSERLHRAFRQELDVLIRLRHPYIVRLLGYCDDREGGVLVFEYVPNGSLHEKLHGDGGGAVLPWARRMAIAYQLAQALDYLHDGCDLQIVHGDVKASNVLLDERLEPKLCDFGSTRVGFSAAVLPRAAHPMLGSPGYVDPHYLRSGTVSKKNDIYSFGVLLLELITGSEAFDSVAERMLTAAVGPALRDPCARAGELVDRRLARAYDAAEVAAAASMAAACVGDNPSLRPSMAEVVRLLAQGASSSISAVSLASDGKADV, from the exons ATGGATCTCCCCTTAATTATAGGCCTTCTCTCTGCCGCCTTACTCTTCCCTTTAGCTCTCGTTTCCTTCGCCTACATCAGGTTGATCTGCAGGCGCAACGCACCCTCTCGCGGCGGCCGCGAGAGCCCGACCGACCCGGAGCTGGGCAAGGAGCCTGAGGCGGCCAAGGGCGATGGCGACGTCGCCCTTCGCCGGTTCCGGTGGGCGGAGGTCGAGTCGCTCACTGGCAACTTCGCTCCCGCCGCCGTGATCGGCGAGGGCGGCTTCAGCACCGTCTACCTCGCTTGTCTCGCCCCCGACGCGTCCCCGGCTGCCTTCAAGCTCCAACGCCCCAGCGAGCGCCTCCACCGCGCCTTCCGACAGGAGCTCGACGTTCTCATCCGTCTCCGTCACCCCTACATCGTCCGGCTTCTTGGCTACTGCGACGACCGCG AAGGAGGAGTTCTGGTGTTCGAGTACGTACCGAACGGGAGTCTCCACGAGAAGCTTCATGGCGATGGTGGCGGCGCAGTGCTGCCGTGGGCGCGGCGTATGGCAATCGCCTACCAGCTCGCCCAGGCCCTCGACTATCTGCACGACGGATGCGATCTCCAGATCGTGCACGGAGACGTCAAGGCGTCGAATGTGCTCCTGGACGAGCGGCTCGAGCCCAAGCTGTGCGACTTCGGATCCACCCGGGTGGGCTTCTCCGCCGCGGTCCTGCCGCGGGCCGCTCACCCGATGCTAGGCTCGCCCGGCTACGTCGACCCGCACTACCTCCGGTCCGGCACGGTCTCCAAGAAGAACGACATCTACAGCTTCGGCGTGCTGCTCCTGGAGCTGATCACCGGCTCGGAGGCGTTCGACTCGGTGGCGGAGCGGATGCTGACGGCCGCGGTGGGCCCGGCGCTGCGGGACCCGTGTGCCAGGGCGGGGGAGCTCGTGGACCGCAGGCTGGCCAGGGCGTACGACGCGGCTGAGGTTGCCGCGGCGGCGTCGATGGCAGCGGCGTGCGTCGGGGACAACCCCAGCCTTCGGCCGTCCATGGCGGAGGTGGTGAGGCTCCTGGCCCAGGGGGCGTCATCCTCGATCTCCGCCGTCAGTTTGGCATCGGACGGCAAGGCGGATGTATAA